Proteins encoded in a region of the Nitrospira sp. genome:
- a CDS encoding iron ABC transporter permease, producing MFTAARVHTPSMLQWVSLITAAILVLPTGYIIYVAVTAAPSVWARLWSTRIPELLGNTLSLAASVALTTLGLGLSLAWLVVRYEFPGRRVWEWALALPLAMPTYVLAYVYAHLLGMGGPVEQWWQGMLGSDARLLSPQGFPGVTLIMALDTFPFVYLLARGAFLNLNLSFEEVARVCSISPWATMWRVTLPLIRPAIAAGLALVVLYVISDFGAVSLLRYQTLTYAVYQQMTSRYDHTAASILSLLLVLMAGLFLVTERWFRQRSRFYQTTGRYRRPTRRQAGPLGTAAITGYVALVFGVSFGIPAGMLVQWSGEAIGQGALDTRFVGFVWNSSVLAALAASGGVIIGLPLAYLASRRPSRLNLACLHAAYAGYALPGPVAALAVLVLFTHFVPAVYGTVIVLLTAYILHFLPVGLQSMEPALQQITPNVEEVARTLGCTVQQSLRRITLPLVRNGFTAAWVLMFLQTMKELPATLLLRPVGFDTLAIRVWLEASEEYYQLAAPAALLIVLLSLPALMMLVSKDWRGREQEIAS from the coding sequence ATGTTCACTGCCGCACGAGTCCACACCCCATCGATGCTGCAATGGGTGAGCCTTATCACTGCAGCGATTCTGGTCCTCCCTACCGGCTACATCATCTACGTGGCAGTGACAGCTGCGCCATCCGTGTGGGCTCGCCTGTGGTCCACCCGCATTCCGGAATTGCTGGGAAACACCCTTTCGTTGGCCGCCAGCGTGGCCCTCACGACTTTGGGGCTTGGTCTTTCTCTGGCATGGCTCGTTGTGCGCTACGAATTCCCTGGCCGTCGGGTGTGGGAATGGGCACTCGCCCTGCCATTGGCCATGCCGACCTACGTCCTGGCCTATGTCTACGCACACCTCCTCGGAATGGGAGGGCCGGTGGAACAGTGGTGGCAGGGGATGCTTGGGTCGGACGCGCGACTGCTTTCCCCTCAAGGCTTTCCCGGGGTGACGCTCATCATGGCCCTCGACACCTTTCCATTTGTCTATTTGCTGGCTCGTGGTGCCTTCCTCAACCTCAATCTGTCGTTTGAGGAAGTGGCACGGGTCTGCAGCATCTCTCCCTGGGCCACGATGTGGCGAGTCACGCTACCGCTCATTCGCCCCGCCATCGCAGCAGGTCTCGCACTTGTGGTGCTGTATGTGATTTCGGATTTCGGGGCCGTCTCGCTCCTCCGCTATCAAACACTGACCTATGCGGTCTACCAGCAAATGACCAGCCGTTACGACCATACGGCTGCCAGCATCCTCAGTTTGCTCCTCGTGCTGATGGCCGGTCTTTTTCTGGTGACTGAACGGTGGTTTCGGCAACGCAGCCGCTTTTATCAAACGACGGGGCGGTACAGGAGGCCGACGCGCCGGCAGGCTGGGCCCCTCGGAACGGCGGCGATCACCGGCTACGTGGCTCTGGTCTTCGGCGTGTCATTCGGCATTCCCGCAGGCATGTTGGTGCAGTGGAGCGGAGAAGCTATCGGCCAAGGCGCACTGGATACACGCTTTGTAGGCTTCGTATGGAACAGTAGCGTTCTTGCAGCCCTGGCGGCCAGCGGCGGGGTGATCATCGGGCTTCCGTTAGCCTACCTCGCCAGCCGTCGCCCGTCCCGACTGAACCTGGCCTGTCTCCACGCCGCCTATGCCGGCTACGCATTGCCGGGTCCCGTTGCGGCCCTGGCGGTGCTGGTATTGTTCACGCACTTTGTCCCGGCCGTCTACGGGACGGTCATCGTGCTCTTGACCGCCTACATTCTGCATTTCCTCCCGGTCGGACTGCAGTCGATGGAGCCGGCCCTGCAACAAATCACCCCCAACGTGGAAGAGGTCGCTCGCACTCTCGGTTGCACCGTCCAACAAAGCCTGCGGCGCATCACCTTGCCACTTGTTCGCAATGGCTTTACCGCGGCATGGGTACTCATGTTTCTTCAAACCATGAAGGAATTGCCGGCGACCTTGCTGTTGAGACCCGTAGGATTTGATACACTGGCTATTCGAGTGTGGCTGGAGGCCAGCGAAGAATATTATCAATTGGCGGCGCCTGCGGCGCTGCTGATCGTCTTGTTGAGTCTCCCGGCGCTGATGATGCTGGTCTCCAAAGACTGGCGCGGGCGTGAACAGGAGATTGCCTCGTGA
- a CDS encoding extracellular solute-binding protein: MASFHRTVFSFALILGGLLASTFVTAPADAADKLVVYSGRAERLIKPVLDEFQSKSGIQIELLSSGTTELVNRLQAEGDHSPADVFLTNDAGSLEHARELKLLRPMNMREVERAIPSQFRASDNSWIGLSGRFWIVVYNTNLVKPNQVTSLLDLAHPQWKDKIAIPNSGSEYLQAGVSVIKATFGEDRTKQFLQGLKANAGTQVYQKSSQIVEAVAKGQVALGIVNHYYIYRHLAAQPAAPIAAIMPDQQEGGMGAIMNVTGIGITRTSKHVDSAKLLVEFLVAQAGQKLFADLDKEYPLHPDVKADPVLVDRHSFRAALVPLARLAELRESTLTLIEQVGLR, encoded by the coding sequence ATGGCTTCATTCCATCGCACCGTCTTTTCCTTCGCCCTGATCCTGGGTGGTCTGTTGGCCTCGACATTCGTCACAGCCCCTGCCGATGCGGCGGATAAACTTGTCGTCTATTCCGGGCGGGCGGAACGTCTCATCAAGCCGGTCCTCGACGAATTTCAATCCAAAAGCGGTATCCAGATTGAACTCCTCTCGTCCGGGACAACTGAATTGGTCAATCGTTTGCAGGCTGAGGGTGACCACAGCCCGGCCGACGTGTTCCTGACCAACGATGCCGGGAGCCTGGAGCATGCCCGGGAACTCAAACTCCTTCGGCCCATGAACATGCGCGAAGTCGAACGAGCCATTCCTTCACAGTTCCGCGCAAGCGACAACAGCTGGATCGGCCTTTCCGGTCGATTCTGGATCGTCGTCTACAACACCAATCTCGTTAAACCCAACCAAGTCACGTCCTTACTCGACCTGGCTCACCCGCAATGGAAAGACAAAATCGCTATTCCGAACTCCGGCAGCGAGTATCTCCAAGCCGGCGTCTCAGTCATCAAGGCCACCTTCGGTGAGGACCGTACGAAACAGTTTCTCCAAGGTCTCAAGGCCAACGCCGGGACGCAGGTCTATCAGAAAAGCTCACAAATTGTGGAAGCCGTCGCCAAAGGCCAAGTCGCACTCGGCATCGTGAACCATTACTACATTTACCGGCACCTGGCGGCCCAGCCGGCCGCCCCCATCGCGGCGATTATGCCCGACCAACAGGAAGGTGGCATGGGCGCCATCATGAATGTGACCGGAATCGGGATCACACGGACCTCAAAGCATGTGGACAGCGCCAAACTCCTGGTGGAATTCCTGGTTGCCCAGGCTGGACAAAAATTGTTTGCCGATCTTGATAAAGAATACCCCTTGCATCCGGATGTCAAAGCCGATCCGGTACTCGTCGACCGGCACAGCTTTCGCGCGGCCCTTGTGCCGTTAGCCCGGCTCGCGGAATTGCGAGAGAGTACACTCACACTCATCGAACAAGTCGGCCTTCGCTGA
- a CDS encoding transcriptional repressor, which produces MSKSLKEMDVLRQHLAKHQLKLTRQRELILTAFLRQEHVTAETMYHQLAKKDPHLGLATIYRTLNLFCEAGIAQARHFGTQTQYDNISHKGHHDHLICTGCGTIVEFENCEIERLQEEVATKNGFVIQTHRLELYGLCPRCRH; this is translated from the coding sequence ATGAGCAAATCCCTCAAAGAAATGGACGTGCTTCGCCAACATCTGGCCAAGCATCAATTGAAGCTCACTCGCCAGCGAGAACTGATCCTCACGGCGTTCCTCCGACAGGAGCACGTCACGGCTGAGACGATGTACCATCAACTTGCCAAGAAGGATCCCCACCTCGGGCTCGCAACCATTTATCGCACGCTGAACCTCTTCTGCGAGGCAGGAATCGCCCAAGCCCGCCACTTCGGCACCCAGACGCAATATGACAACATCTCCCATAAGGGCCATCACGACCATCTCATCTGCACGGGCTGCGGCACGATTGTGGAGTTCGAGAATTGCGAGATCGAGCGGTTGCAGGAGGAGGTGGCGACGAAAAACGGCTTTGTGATTCAAACTCACCGCCTGGAGCTCTACGGGCTCTGCCCGCGTTGCCGCCATTGA